From the genome of Geminocystis herdmanii PCC 6308, one region includes:
- the cobO gene encoding cob(I)yrinic acid a,c-diamide adenosyltransferase, with amino-acid sequence MNTELTDIDYKRKMQRRKEIQEQRLANMTDEKGLIIVHTGNGKGKTTAGLGMVIRSLGHGYKVAIVQFIKGAWQPAEKEVLEKWKNQLEFYAMGEGFTWETQDRERDILMANKAWEKAKDFILNADYKLVLLDEINIALKLDYLNLDDVLNTLAEKPEDTHVILTGRGAKQELIDRADLVTEMKLIKHPFKEQGIKAQAGIEF; translated from the coding sequence ATGAACACTGAATTAACCGATATTGATTATAAGCGTAAAATGCAGCGCCGTAAAGAAATTCAAGAGCAACGTTTAGCTAATATGACGGATGAAAAAGGCTTAATTATTGTTCATACTGGTAATGGTAAAGGTAAAACTACGGCGGGTTTAGGTATGGTAATTCGATCGTTAGGTCACGGTTACAAAGTGGCGATCGTACAATTTATCAAAGGTGCATGGCAACCGGCGGAAAAAGAAGTATTAGAAAAGTGGAAAAATCAATTAGAATTTTATGCTATGGGGGAGGGTTTTACATGGGAAACCCAAGACAGAGAAAGGGATATTTTAATGGCGAATAAGGCATGGGAAAAAGCCAAAGATTTTATCCTTAATGCTGACTATAAATTAGTATTATTAGATGAAATTAATATTGCTTTAAAATTAGACTATTTAAACTTAGATGATGTCTTAAATACTTTAGCCGAAAAACCCGAAGATACCCATGTCATTTTAACTGGGAGAGGTGCAAAACAGGAGTTAATCGACAGGGCTGATTTAGTAACAGAAATGAAACTGATTAAACATCCTTTTAAAGAACAAGGAATTAAGGCGCAAGCGGGAATTGAGTTTTAG
- the pabB gene encoding aminodeoxychorismate synthase: MRSLIIDNFDSFTYNIYHLLAEVNGVNPLVIKNNQLSWQEINELNFDNIILSPGSGNPENISDFGVCGEVLLKANIPVLGICLGHQGLGYFYGAKIKRSIEPFHGRISKIYHQQKSLFCNIPSPFSVVRYHSLIIDYPLPSDLEVIATTKDNLIMGIRHKFKPFWGVQFHPESICSEYGKELLINFYNLTQSYHNSNDKIHQGLKPLLQTDSKSISYSTINSDTCQDKTFNKEYQIYSKKLDIFVDSSLVFQEIYSKSSHSFWLDSSMVEEGLSRFSYMGDAQGENSFLVAYNVNKQEIKVTKNNEINTFTGDIFTFLQDILDNYRWDNQDLPCNFNGGLMGYFGYELKALCGYENKHQSSLPDAQFMFVDRAIIFDHICQEIYLIFLDKINQEITANKWFNDIENKLKLVKSKPAIKSKNYQHNYSYKLSRNSQEYLENIETCLEKIKQGESYEICLTNHLYLPSINEPLNYYLQLRKINPTPYSAFLQWGEMTIVCSSPERFLLLDKEGILESKPIKGTVKRGKTKTEDIQLKNALKFSEKERAENLMIVDLLRHDLGRVCEVGTVTVPKLMSIETYNTVHQMVSTVKGKIRQGITAIDCIKSCFPGGSMTGAPKKKTLEIIDELETEARGIYSGSIGFLALNGTMDLNIVIRTAIITPNQSSIGVGGAITILSDKHKEFEEIILKAQALLE, from the coding sequence ATGAGAAGTTTAATCATCGATAATTTTGATTCTTTTACTTATAATATTTATCACTTATTAGCGGAAGTTAATGGGGTAAATCCTTTGGTTATTAAGAATAATCAGTTATCTTGGCAAGAAATAAATGAGCTAAATTTTGATAATATTATACTTTCTCCGGGTTCGGGAAATCCTGAAAATATCTCCGATTTTGGGGTGTGCGGTGAGGTGTTATTAAAGGCAAATATTCCCGTTTTAGGTATTTGTTTAGGGCATCAAGGTTTAGGTTATTTTTATGGGGCAAAAATTAAGAGATCGATCGAGCCTTTTCACGGTAGAATTAGTAAGATTTATCATCAACAAAAGTCTCTTTTTTGCAATATTCCTTCTCCTTTTTCAGTGGTGCGTTATCATTCTTTAATTATTGATTATCCTCTCCCCTCAGACTTAGAAGTTATTGCCACAACAAAGGATAATTTAATTATGGGAATTAGGCATAAATTTAAGCCTTTTTGGGGTGTACAATTTCACCCTGAATCTATCTGTTCTGAATATGGCAAGGAGTTACTAATTAATTTTTATAATTTAACTCAAAGTTATCATAATTCTAACGATAAAATACATCAAGGATTAAAACCCTTACTACAAACTGACTCAAAATCAATTAGTTACAGTACAATAAATAGTGATACTTGTCAAGACAAAACTTTTAATAAAGAGTATCAAATTTATAGTAAAAAGTTAGATATTTTTGTGGACTCTTCTCTAGTTTTTCAAGAAATTTATAGTAAATCTAGTCATAGTTTTTGGTTAGATAGCAGTATGGTAGAAGAAGGTTTATCAAGATTTTCTTACATGGGGGATGCTCAAGGAGAAAATAGTTTTTTAGTTGCATACAATGTTAATAAGCAAGAAATTAAGGTAACGAAAAACAATGAAATTAATACTTTTACAGGGGATATTTTTACTTTTTTACAGGATATTTTAGATAATTATCGATGGGATAATCAAGATTTGCCTTGCAATTTTAATGGTGGTTTAATGGGTTATTTTGGTTATGAGTTAAAAGCATTGTGTGGCTATGAAAATAAACATCAATCTTCTTTACCTGATGCTCAATTTATGTTTGTCGATCGAGCCATCATATTTGATCATATTTGTCAAGAAATTTACTTAATTTTTTTAGATAAAATTAACCAAGAAATAACGGCGAATAAATGGTTTAATGACATCGAAAATAAACTAAAATTAGTAAAGTCAAAACCAGCTATTAAGAGTAAAAATTATCAACACAATTATAGTTATAAATTAAGTAGAAATAGTCAAGAATATTTAGAGAATATAGAAACTTGTTTAGAAAAAATTAAACAAGGAGAAAGTTACGAAATTTGTTTAACAAATCATCTTTACTTACCTAGTATTAACGAGCCTTTAAATTATTATTTACAGTTAAGAAAAATTAATCCTACGCCCTATAGTGCCTTTTTACAGTGGGGAGAAATGACTATAGTTTGTTCTTCTCCTGAGAGGTTTTTACTATTAGATAAAGAGGGTATTTTAGAATCAAAACCTATCAAGGGTACAGTAAAAAGAGGTAAAACCAAAACAGAAGATATACAGCTAAAAAATGCTCTCAAATTTAGCGAAAAAGAACGAGCGGAAAATTTAATGATTGTGGATTTGTTGCGTCATGATTTAGGTAGAGTTTGTGAAGTGGGGACTGTTACTGTACCGAAATTAATGTCGATCGAAACCTACAACACAGTACATCAAATGGTGTCCACTGTCAAGGGAAAAATCAGACAAGGAATCACCGCCATAGATTGTATTAAGTCTTGTTTCCCCGGAGGCTCAATGACAGGCGCACCAAAAAAGAAGACACTAGAGATTATAGACGAGTTAGAAACAGAAGCAAGGGGCATTTATTCGGGTAGTATCGGATTTTTAGCCCTCAATGGTACTATGGACTTAAATATCGTCATTCGTACCGCTATTATAACCCCAAATCAGAGTTCGATCGGCGTTGGGGGTGCAATTACGATTTTATCCGATAAACACAAGGAATTTGAAGAAATCATCCTCAAAGCTCAAGCACTATTAGAATGA
- the recR gene encoding recombination mediator RecR, which translates to MFTPPLAKLIEQLQKLPGIGAKSAQRLAFHILKRSDKDAEKLAQAILDAKRQIGFCQRCYHLSADPICEICRNPNRDQNVICVVEDSKDVIALEKTREYQGLYHVLGGVISPMDGITPEQLNIQTLIQRVGQGNIKEVIMAISPNIEGETTTLYVGKLLQPFTKVTRIAFGLPMGGDLEYADEVTLARALEGRRDLGDF; encoded by the coding sequence ATTTTTACACCACCATTAGCAAAATTAATCGAACAATTACAAAAGTTACCCGGTATAGGGGCAAAAAGTGCGCAAAGACTAGCTTTTCATATCCTCAAGCGTAGTGACAAAGACGCAGAAAAACTCGCCCAAGCAATTCTTGATGCTAAAAGACAAATTGGTTTTTGTCAACGTTGTTATCACTTGTCAGCCGATCCTATTTGTGAAATATGTCGCAATCCAAATCGAGATCAAAATGTGATTTGCGTAGTAGAAGACTCGAAAGATGTCATCGCCCTAGAAAAAACACGGGAATATCAAGGTTTATATCACGTCTTAGGAGGTGTTATTTCTCCTATGGATGGTATCACCCCCGAACAACTTAATATTCAAACATTAATACAAAGAGTAGGACAAGGCAATATCAAAGAAGTCATCATGGCGATTAGTCCGAATATTGAAGGAGAAACCACTACTTTATATGTGGGAAAACTATTACAACCTTTTACAAAAGTTACCCGTATTGCTTTTGGTTTACCCATGGGAGGAGACTTAGAATATGCTGATGAAGTGACTTTAGCAAGAGCGTTAGAAGGCAGGAGAGACTTAGGTGATTTCTAA
- the glmS gene encoding glutamine--fructose-6-phosphate transaminase (isomerizing), producing the protein MCGIVGYIGTQTAIDILVSGLEKLEYRGYDSAGVATIVDNKIYSTRAKGKLYNLRSKLEKETNTAKIGIGHTRWATHGKPEEYNAHPHQDNNGKIAVVQNGIIENYQDLKKELISKGHQFISDTDTEVIPHLIAQYYNPDSDDPFMDAVNKAITYLDGAFAIAVLCADYPDELIVARQSAPLTIGFGQGEFFCASDVTALVNHTNTVLSLENGEIARLTPLGVEVYDFSGKRLRKTPRTLDWSPVTVEKQGFRHFMLKEIHEQPSVVRTCLEAYLNPDWHSETNPDENPITLNLKPELYQDLEHIQIVACGTSWHASLVGKYLLEQIAEIPTFVQYASEFRYSPTPIMRNTITIGVTQSGETADTLAALEMERQRRSNLTTPYQPRILGITNRPESTLGSMVDQVINTYAGIEIGVAATKTFVAQVIGFYVLALDLAWRRKTVTPSRMEEILTGLLQLPTQIEQIIHSEESKIRDLAHQFPDTRDFIFLGRGINFPIALEGALKLKEISYIHAEGYPAGEMKHGPIALLDAHVPVVAIAMGGSVYEKVISNAQEAKARDARLIGVLPQNHQEDMFQDTLLVPEVEEILSPILAVIPLQLLAYYIASMRGLDVDQPRNLAKSVTVE; encoded by the coding sequence ATGTGTGGAATAGTTGGTTATATTGGTACACAAACCGCCATTGATATTTTAGTTAGTGGCTTAGAAAAGTTAGAATACCGAGGCTACGATTCAGCAGGAGTAGCCACCATCGTCGATAATAAAATTTATTCTACTAGAGCGAAAGGCAAATTATATAACCTTCGATCGAAATTAGAAAAAGAAACCAACACCGCTAAAATAGGTATCGGGCATACTCGATGGGCAACCCACGGTAAACCAGAAGAATATAACGCCCACCCTCACCAAGATAATAACGGTAAAATTGCTGTAGTGCAAAATGGCATCATTGAGAATTATCAAGACTTAAAAAAAGAATTAATTAGCAAAGGGCATCAATTTATCTCCGATACCGATACCGAAGTTATCCCTCACCTTATCGCCCAATATTATAACCCTGACAGTGACGATCCTTTCATGGATGCGGTTAACAAAGCCATTACCTATTTAGATGGTGCCTTTGCCATCGCTGTTTTATGTGCTGACTATCCCGATGAATTAATTGTAGCCCGTCAAAGCGCTCCCCTGACCATCGGATTTGGACAAGGGGAGTTTTTCTGTGCTTCCGATGTCACCGCCTTAGTTAACCATACCAACACGGTTTTATCCTTAGAAAACGGGGAAATTGCCCGTTTAACCCCTTTAGGAGTAGAAGTTTATGATTTCTCAGGGAAACGCCTCCGTAAAACCCCTCGTACCCTCGATTGGAGTCCTGTTACCGTTGAAAAACAAGGCTTTCGTCACTTCATGCTCAAAGAAATTCATGAGCAACCCTCCGTGGTGCGTACCTGTTTAGAAGCCTACCTTAACCCCGATTGGCATAGTGAAACTAACCCCGATGAAAACCCTATTACCCTTAACCTCAAACCCGAATTATATCAAGACTTAGAACATATCCAGATCGTCGCCTGTGGTACATCTTGGCACGCAAGTTTAGTTGGTAAATATTTACTAGAACAAATTGCAGAAATACCTACTTTTGTACAATATGCTTCAGAATTTCGTTATTCTCCCACCCCCATAATGCGTAATACAATTACAATAGGCGTTACTCAATCTGGGGAAACGGCGGATACCCTTGCGGCACTTGAGATGGAGCGTCAACGTCGATCGAACCTCACAACCCCCTATCAACCTCGTATTTTGGGTATTACAAATCGTCCTGAGAGTACATTAGGAAGTATGGTTGATCAAGTAATTAATACCTATGCAGGTATCGAAATTGGAGTTGCCGCCACGAAAACTTTTGTGGCTCAAGTGATTGGTTTTTATGTGTTAGCCCTTGATTTAGCTTGGAGAAGAAAAACCGTCACCCCCTCACGCATGGAGGAGATATTAACAGGTTTATTGCAATTACCCACCCAAATTGAGCAAATTATCCACAGTGAGGAGTCCAAAATTCGGGATTTAGCCCATCAATTCCCTGATACCAGAGACTTTATTTTCTTAGGTAGAGGTATCAATTTCCCCATTGCTTTAGAGGGTGCATTAAAACTCAAGGAAATCAGTTATATTCACGCTGAAGGCTACCCCGCAGGAGAAATGAAACATGGTCCGATCGCGCTTTTAGATGCTCATGTACCCGTAGTTGCGATCGCAATGGGGGGAAGTGTTTATGAGAAGGTGATTTCCAATGCCCAAGAAGCGAAGGCGAGGGATGCCCGTTTAATCGGTGTTTTACCCCAAAACCATCAAGAAGATATGTTTCAAGATACTTTACTCGTGCCTGAAGTAGAAGAAATCTTGTCTCCTATCTTGGCGGTGATCCCCTTGCAGTTACTAGCTTATTACATTGCATCCATGCGCGGTTTAGACGTAGATCAACCTCGTAACCTAGCGAAATCTGTAACAGTAGAATAA
- a CDS encoding vWA domain-containing protein has translation MTNYRIKLWSYPLFQIPLILLGICLTMLLLFWLLGFGRPQVAVAIALDVSGSTYESNIDRFNATGTILNQQVKAVQAYLKENNQETLRRPNQVKIFGFGGEIQPLNNQFDSNSQKVEESLLKSLQEDQSLRSEAMGNGTDFNLAIRTSIDSLKTIEKNCREMILVTDGQGDVSPTIVTDAKLNNVKINAIVVGGEAPQLLGASIATGGTYLSGSTSQLITFFTNNFFQEFNSNLKWIIFWLAMSWICLMWVLVLPLDRWVFQGLFNLNIDQSGKLALSNALFWTTATLFFLWRFWGIPFFSGC, from the coding sequence ATGACAAATTATCGTATTAAACTTTGGAGTTATCCACTATTTCAAATTCCTCTCATCTTACTAGGAATCTGCTTAACTATGTTACTTCTCTTTTGGCTATTGGGTTTTGGCAGACCTCAAGTGGCAGTTGCGATCGCACTCGACGTAAGCGGAAGCACATATGAAAGCAATATAGACAGGTTCAATGCTACTGGTACAATTCTTAATCAGCAAGTAAAAGCAGTACAAGCCTATCTAAAAGAAAATAACCAAGAAACTTTACGCCGTCCAAACCAAGTCAAAATATTTGGATTTGGGGGAGAAATACAACCCTTAAATAACCAATTTGATAGTAATAGTCAAAAAGTAGAAGAATCCTTATTAAAATCATTACAAGAGGATCAAAGTTTACGCAGTGAAGCCATGGGTAATGGCACTGACTTTAACCTAGCTATCAGAACCTCTATTGATTCTTTAAAAACCATCGAAAAAAATTGTAGAGAAATGATTTTAGTGACGGATGGACAAGGTGATGTTTCTCCTACGATCGTAACGGATGCAAAACTAAACAACGTAAAAATTAACGCTATTGTCGTTGGTGGGGAAGCACCTCAATTATTAGGAGCGTCCATTGCTACTGGGGGAACTTATTTATCGGGTAGCACTAGTCAATTAATCACTTTTTTCACTAACAACTTTTTTCAAGAGTTTAACAGTAACTTGAAATGGATTATTTTTTGGTTAGCCATGAGTTGGATTTGCCTAATGTGGGTTTTAGTCCTTCCATTGGATCGATGGGTTTTTCAAGGATTATTCAATCTAAATATAGATCAATCTGGGAAATTAGCTTTATCCAATGCTCTTTTTTGGACAACAGCAACACTTTTTTTCCTTTGGCGTTTTTGGGGTATTCCCTTCTTCTCTGGATGTTAA
- a CDS encoding tubulin-like doman-containing protein yields MLYSERYNRYRAGITPSIVIGVGGTGAEVLSRLRRLVEDTYGSLDKFPILGFLWIDTDKHYRVSNSKVAGSEFKDAEKCLATLTDTELEIKLRNIEQYPYIQKWFPDELTEHFTFENLNRSPSAIRAYGRFAFFHNYAKIKDSFLGAIQRVNGHNRYIYDTFGIEVANELKVFITGSLCGGTGSGMLIDLAYCIRHWLQYFPVPDINYNEIISILPMPNAFAGISVGSGLMANGYATLMELSYFSDDRTVFEEKYSKSNLDFIRSEKSPFDFTYLVGTKNGQTEFSLGQIRELIAQKLFLNTTSYPLALYREGIRNKLVRGGKDTLGRGYSKQFLSFGLSTIEIPINQIRACLGNRLAKDLLNWWLNDSVQLPPEMLESVPREILKRMRLTETELITDVTMVKDRPLSVFITQWLNQIREEITEKNLLECTKTGFSIIGTEKGKILTFIPYLQEKLEIFQAENLKDNSPDRTLHGEYHQIMYCNQDNIIIRGCEALEKELYQILDDRNRGVKFAELFLMAIDQFFDETIAQLEMEIEFERAIELEYYKNYEEIKLDFNELKNKFGITKQAKMEQLCETALTAIEDTINIIISKKSRVIALEIIERLQQHLKFLQRRFEHFRQITIKFRDYFNHKSQEEADNADTLEINGLKLFDRQELNDLYQDLMEQLAGGYQGARTAYDQGLDSICGIISDDILNQASPLWKENRQADEIMRLFDLTAIQEINHPDLQNIIYQRSKKVIEQAPEASKIRTELSSSTRFVKVYNDPTERVEKIRLVYQQSHPMIMLNRPILDGAGFTPYKYTDVAILGGFNTTDNASQKMLPIIQKFVPHSDDIKPIGDNERHRLIFVQEMGGFSLRCIEGMEVIRQSYQEWLGQTIQAKRAKLAGEHAQTPIPLHLSKALAIWDIFPEDDRIYELVVQARAFNILFTDINQATKEPTICYQVETETGTKKIYMASNWEEVTQALEVPVCLSDKEEIERQVNSIYEASLDNEDNKTAIFQKCQDYLTQRARELQDFGGDQNPMYLKDSAIIERLVRQYKLKTDDRTMASRFSTPSFLTESVDTQVLQEQSMAKLKELIEMYKGGFLTKEEFEAGKKRLLGLTQP; encoded by the coding sequence ATGCTATATTCAGAAAGATATAATAGATATAGGGCGGGGATAACTCCTTCCATTGTGATCGGAGTAGGAGGAACGGGGGCAGAAGTATTGTCAAGACTTCGTAGATTGGTAGAAGATACCTACGGTAGTTTAGATAAATTTCCCATTCTTGGTTTTCTCTGGATTGATACCGACAAGCACTATAGAGTAAGTAACTCCAAAGTCGCAGGTAGTGAATTTAAAGATGCTGAAAAATGCCTAGCAACCTTGACAGATACTGAGTTGGAAATCAAACTCAGGAATATAGAGCAGTATCCTTATATTCAAAAGTGGTTTCCCGACGAACTAACAGAACATTTTACATTCGAAAACCTAAACCGCAGTCCTTCTGCAATTAGAGCTTATGGACGGTTTGCTTTTTTTCATAACTACGCCAAAATCAAAGACTCTTTCCTAGGGGCGATTCAAAGAGTCAATGGACACAATAGATATATCTATGATACTTTTGGGATAGAGGTAGCAAACGAGCTTAAAGTATTTATTACTGGCTCTCTTTGTGGTGGTACGGGTAGTGGAATGTTAATTGATTTAGCTTATTGTATTCGTCATTGGCTTCAGTATTTTCCAGTTCCTGACATAAACTATAATGAGATAATCAGCATATTACCTATGCCCAATGCTTTTGCTGGTATTAGCGTGGGCAGTGGCTTAATGGCTAACGGTTATGCGACTTTGATGGAATTAAGTTATTTTTCCGACGATCGCACTGTTTTTGAAGAAAAATATAGTAAAAGTAATCTTGATTTTATTCGCAGTGAAAAATCTCCCTTTGATTTTACCTATCTCGTGGGTACAAAAAATGGACAAACTGAATTTAGTTTAGGACAAATAAGGGAACTTATCGCTCAAAAACTCTTTTTGAATACGACTTCTTATCCCCTTGCTCTTTATCGAGAAGGTATTAGGAATAAATTAGTAAGGGGGGGAAAAGATACACTGGGAAGAGGCTATTCTAAGCAATTTCTGAGCTTTGGTTTATCCACCATTGAAATACCCATCAATCAAATTCGTGCCTGTTTAGGAAATCGCCTTGCGAAAGACTTACTTAATTGGTGGCTTAATGATTCGGTACAATTACCTCCAGAAATGCTCGAATCAGTGCCGAGGGAAATTCTCAAAAGAATGCGCCTCACAGAAACAGAACTAATTACCGATGTAACAATGGTGAAAGATCGCCCCTTATCTGTCTTCATCACTCAATGGCTTAACCAAATTCGGGAAGAAATTACCGAAAAAAATCTTTTAGAATGCACCAAAACAGGTTTCAGTATCATAGGCACAGAAAAAGGGAAAATTCTCACCTTTATTCCATACCTTCAAGAGAAACTAGAAATTTTCCAAGCCGAAAACCTTAAAGACAACAGCCCCGATCGCACCTTACATGGGGAATATCATCAAATCATGTACTGCAATCAAGATAACATTATTATCAGAGGTTGTGAAGCTCTGGAAAAAGAACTCTATCAAATCTTAGACGATCGTAATCGAGGAGTGAAATTTGCTGAATTATTCTTAATGGCAATAGATCAATTTTTTGACGAAACAATAGCACAACTTGAAATGGAAATAGAATTTGAAAGAGCGATCGAACTAGAATACTATAAAAACTATGAAGAAATTAAACTAGACTTTAACGAACTAAAAAATAAATTTGGTATCACTAAACAAGCCAAAATGGAACAGTTGTGTGAAACCGCATTAACCGCCATAGAAGATACTATTAATATCATAATCAGCAAAAAATCACGAGTTATTGCTTTAGAGATTATTGAGCGTCTTCAACAGCACCTTAAATTCTTGCAACGTCGCTTTGAGCATTTCCGCCAGATTACTATTAAATTCAGAGATTATTTCAATCATAAATCACAAGAAGAAGCCGACAACGCTGATACCCTTGAAATCAATGGTCTTAAACTGTTCGATCGACAAGAATTAAACGATCTTTATCAAGATTTAATGGAACAGTTAGCAGGAGGTTATCAGGGTGCTAGAACTGCTTATGACCAGGGATTAGACTCTATTTGTGGAATCATCTCTGATGACATTCTCAACCAAGCAAGTCCTTTGTGGAAAGAAAACCGTCAAGCCGATGAAATCATGCGTCTTTTTGATTTAACCGCCATACAAGAAATAAATCATCCTGACTTACAAAACATTATTTATCAAAGAAGTAAAAAAGTCATTGAACAAGCGCCCGAAGCCAGTAAGATTAGAACCGAATTATCCTCATCGACTCGCTTCGTCAAAGTATATAATGATCCCACTGAACGAGTGGAAAAGATTCGTCTTGTATATCAACAATCTCACCCCATGATTATGCTCAATCGACCTATTTTGGATGGTGCAGGTTTTACTCCTTATAAATATACCGACGTGGCTATACTAGGAGGATTCAATACCACCGATAATGCGTCACAAAAGATGTTACCCATAATTCAAAAATTTGTTCCTCATAGTGATGATATTAAACCCATTGGGGACAACGAAAGACATCGTCTGATTTTTGTCCAAGAAATGGGGGGCTTTTCTCTCCGTTGTATTGAAGGAATGGAAGTGATTCGACAATCCTATCAAGAGTGGCTAGGACAAACTATTCAAGCTAAACGAGCTAAACTAGCAGGAGAACACGCTCAAACTCCTATTCCATTACACCTTTCCAAAGCCCTAGCAATTTGGGATATTTTCCCCGAAGATGACAGGATTTATGAATTAGTGGTTCAGGCTAGAGCTTTTAATATCTTATTTACGGACATTAACCAAGCCACCAAAGAGCCAACCATTTGTTATCAAGTTGAGACAGAAACTGGTACAAAAAAAATCTATATGGCTTCTAACTGGGAAGAAGTAACTCAGGCTTTAGAAGTTCCCGTCTGTTTATCCGATAAAGAAGAAATTGAACGTCAAGTTAACAGTATCTATGAAGCATCTTTAGACAATGAAGATAATAAAACTGCTATTTTCCAAAAATGCCAAGATTATCTTACTCAAAGAGCAAGAGAATTACAAGATTTTGGGGGTGATCAAAATCCGATGTATCTCAAAGATAGTGCTATCATCGAAAGATTAGTTCGACAGTATAAATTAAAAACGGACGATCGAACTATGGCTTCAAGATTTTCAACACCTTCCTTCTTGACGGAATCCGTTGATACTCAAGTTCTACAAGAGCAAAGTATGGCAAAATTAAAAGAGTTAATTGAGATGTATAAAGGAGGTTTTCTCACCAAAGAAGAGTTTGAGGCGGGTAAAAAACGATTGCTAGGACTTACACAACCATAA